The proteins below are encoded in one region of Anoplopoma fimbria isolate UVic2021 breed Golden Eagle Sablefish chromosome 19, Afim_UVic_2022, whole genome shotgun sequence:
- the coq9 gene encoding ubiquinone biosynthesis protein COQ9, mitochondrial, whose protein sequence is MAALLRGLRAGRALRGLGSVVAAPTVQSVSLRRSFHRAALRLQDESKSDKPPSSSSSTYHEHYQAHQHNPESDPAAEEASRPNTSYQDQGGEQGEEYETEEQLQARVLAAALEFVPQHGWSMEAIAAAAETLGLSSASTGMFYNGAGDLVLHFIAHCNSQLTEILAEQHNQVQLGQAEPKKTAEFLRDAVETRLRMHIPYIESWSQAMSILLLPHNIPDSLKHLSTLVDDIWYYAGDRSTDMNWYTKRAALTGIYNTTELVMLQDSSPDFQDTWSFLDNRIQDVVNMAATAKQAQATGETMVQGLMGAAVTLKNLTGLNQRR, encoded by the exons ATGGCGGCGCTGCTGAGAGGTCTCCGTGCTGGAAGGGCACTCAGGGGGCTGGGCAGCG TGGTTGCTGCACCAACAGTGCAGAGCGTCAGCCTGAGACGAAGCTTTCACCGTGCAGCACTGAGGCTTCAGGATGAATCCAAATCTGACAAAcccccttcctcctcatcctcaacCTACCACGAGCACTACCAGGCCCACCAACACAACCCGGAATCTGACCCAGCAGCCGAGGAGGCCTCCAGGCCAAACACCAG TTACCAGGACCAGGGCGGAGAGCAGGGTGAAGAATACGAAACAGAGGAGCAGCTTCAGGCTCGAGTCCTGGCTGCCGCTCTGGAGTTCGTCCCTCAGCACGGCTGGTCCATGGAAGCcatcgctgctgctgctgag ACACTGGGCCTGTCCTCTGCCTCCACTGGTATGTTCTATAATGGAGCTGGAGACTTGGTCCTGCACTTCATCGCCCACTGCAACTCCCAGCTGACGGAGATCCTGGCTGAACAACACAACCAGGTCCAGCTGGGCCAGGCcga ACCAAAGAAGACTGCTGAATTTCTGAGAGATGCTGTAGAGACCAGGCTGAGGATGCACATCCCCTACATTGAATCTTGGTCACAG GCGATGAGCATCCTGCTGCTTCCTCACAACATCCCGGACAGCCTGAAGCACCTCTCCACCCTGGTGGACGACATCTGGTACTACGCCGGTGACCGCTCCACAGAC ATGAACTGGTACACCAAGCGGGCGGCGCTGACGGGCATCTACAACACCACAGAGCTGGTGATGCTGCAGGACTCTTCTCCAGACTTCCAGGACACCTGGAGCTTCCTTGACAACCGCATTCAGGATGTCGTCAACATGGCCGCCACCGCCAAGCAG GCGCAGGCAACTGGTGAAACAATGGTGCAGGGGCTTATGGGAGCTGCTGTTACA CTGAAGAACCTCACAGGACTGAACCAGAGGCGATGA